From a single Alloactinosynnema sp. L-07 genomic region:
- the prmC gene encoding peptide chain release factor N(5)-glutamine methyltransferase has translation MTRQPLRVAILEAERLLAAAGVDSPRNDAELLAAHVLGVERGKLPMVPLVDPPVVDALGKLVARRARREPLQHLTGYAYMGAVAVSVGPGVFVPRPETELLFAWGLATLEGTRDPVVVDFCTGSGVLALAVANARPDARVHAVDIDHSALAWARRNADARATAGDTPVRLYSGDVTDPALFTELDGRVDLVLCNPPYVPADTPVPPEVSDHDPAHAVFSGADGLDVIRSVVTAATRLLRPGGSVAIEHDDTHGESVPALLSSRRLLTDVVDHDDLAGRPRFATARRV, from the coding sequence ATGACCCGTCAACCCCTGCGCGTGGCGATCCTGGAGGCCGAGCGCCTGCTCGCCGCGGCGGGGGTCGACTCGCCCCGCAACGACGCCGAACTGCTCGCCGCCCACGTCCTGGGCGTCGAGCGGGGCAAGCTGCCGATGGTCCCCCTGGTCGACCCCCCGGTCGTCGACGCGCTGGGCAAGCTCGTCGCCCGCCGCGCCCGCCGCGAGCCGTTGCAGCACTTGACCGGGTACGCGTACATGGGCGCGGTGGCGGTGTCGGTCGGGCCGGGGGTGTTCGTGCCGCGCCCCGAGACCGAGCTGCTGTTCGCCTGGGGCCTGGCGACGCTGGAGGGCACCCGCGACCCGGTGGTGGTCGACTTCTGCACGGGCTCCGGCGTGCTCGCGCTGGCCGTGGCGAACGCGCGCCCGGACGCGCGGGTACACGCCGTCGACATCGATCACTCGGCCCTGGCCTGGGCCCGGCGCAACGCCGACGCGCGGGCGACGGCCGGTGACACCCCCGTGCGGCTGTACTCGGGCGACGTGACCGACCCGGCGCTGTTCACCGAGCTGGACGGCCGCGTCGATCTTGTCCTGTGCAACCCGCCGTATGTCCCGGCGGACACCCCGGTGCCGCCGGAGGTCTCCGACCACGACCCGGCCCACGCGGTCTTCTCCGGCGCGGACGGCCTGGACGTGATCCGCTCCGTCGTCACCGCGGCCACGCGGCTGCTGCGACCGGGCGGCTCGGTGGCCATCGAGCACGACGACACCCACGGCGAGTCGGTGCCCGCGCTGCTGTCGTCGCGTCGGTTGTTGACTGACGTTGTGGATCACGATGATTTGGCTGGCAGGCCCCGTTTCGCCACCGCCCGGCGGGTCTAG
- a CDS encoding DUF6461 domain-containing protein has protein sequence MRELRERHAWVDTDHDLAITLAVVVGSRADDVVRAYGGDPAAPIGARTFAESAVPVDDIGDYGHAQVFTVADRVVVLENNGWAGSDPDTAVRASTGGGSFLSAYWNVDALSRLVQAVDGKVTANLEPLFAANPPQVGDVYPEWLDGGAFTAATYRSACLAVVQQQTGVAFDRKWLETAWSTFRIPVR, from the coding sequence ATGCGGGAACTGAGGGAACGGCACGCTTGGGTGGACACCGACCACGACCTTGCGATCACACTGGCGGTCGTAGTCGGGTCACGCGCGGACGATGTTGTTCGGGCCTACGGTGGCGATCCCGCCGCGCCGATCGGCGCGCGTACCTTCGCGGAGTCGGCCGTCCCGGTAGACGATATCGGCGACTATGGCCACGCTCAGGTGTTCACCGTCGCGGATCGTGTCGTGGTGCTTGAGAACAACGGATGGGCGGGAAGCGACCCGGACACAGCGGTGCGGGCATCGACCGGCGGCGGGTCGTTCTTGTCCGCGTACTGGAATGTCGACGCCCTGTCGCGGCTGGTCCAAGCCGTCGACGGGAAGGTGACTGCGAATCTTGAACCGCTGTTCGCGGCGAATCCGCCCCAAGTCGGCGACGTCTACCCCGAATGGCTGGACGGCGGCGCCTTCACGGCAGCGACGTACAGGTCGGCCTGCCTGGCCGTGGTTCAGCAGCAGACCGGGGTGGCCTTCGATCGGAAGTGGTTGGAGACCGCGTGGTCGACCTTTCGGATACCGGTCCGGTGA
- a CDS encoding NucA/NucB deoxyribonuclease domain-containing protein, with amino-acid sequence MATKTGIGLLPVVLILVAAVVFVDPVRELAGDLLGIEGGGTTLLGEEESQVMVAGDAESAARLCTTVEMIADRRCGDVRVVVFDAARIPFITRNVASAWAEGKPGVLTMNRSAQGPNRNAACGRFKKTVPDGSCDEYPMASTDEGGSNARTEEVPLRENRCQGGIVKPQYPENGAKFLVVISHPDLIPSKSYTGVDVAEDQTCGN; translated from the coding sequence ATGGCGACGAAGACGGGAATCGGACTGCTGCCGGTTGTCCTCATCTTGGTCGCCGCTGTCGTGTTCGTGGATCCGGTGCGGGAACTCGCGGGTGATCTGCTCGGAATCGAGGGCGGCGGGACGACTCTCCTTGGTGAGGAGGAGTCGCAGGTCATGGTTGCTGGGGACGCGGAGTCGGCCGCGCGACTCTGCACGACCGTCGAGATGATCGCGGACAGGCGATGCGGAGACGTCCGAGTGGTTGTGTTCGACGCTGCCCGCATTCCGTTCATCACCCGCAACGTGGCGAGCGCGTGGGCGGAGGGCAAGCCGGGCGTCTTGACGATGAATCGCTCCGCGCAGGGTCCGAATCGGAACGCGGCGTGCGGGAGGTTCAAGAAGACCGTGCCTGACGGCAGTTGTGATGAGTACCCGATGGCCTCCACAGACGAAGGCGGCTCGAACGCCCGTACGGAAGAGGTGCCGCTCAGGGAGAACAGGTGCCAGGGTGGCATCGTCAAACCGCAGTACCCGGAGAATGGCGCTAAGTTCCTGGTGGTGATCAGTCACCCTGACTTGATCCCGTCCAAGTCCTACACGGGTGTTGATGTCGCTGAGGACCAGACATGCGGGAACTGA
- the rho gene encoding transcription termination factor Rho, with translation MSNTDLLSSDTAAESAPADKNGAPKKRAGLSGMVLAELRTLAGELGISGTTGMRKGDLIAAIKERQGGGPGGAAATRAPRAGTEAAEPKAEAKTEPRAEARVEVERPAAAPAEAPAEKSEDTPRDGGRDNRRRRGASRAAGSPEAVEQAPADRPVREDRPVREDRPAQAERPQTERPQGDRQQGDRSQGDRQQGDRQQGDRQQGDRQQGDRQQGDRQQGDRQHGDRQQGERGERQGRGDRNRDRNRQDGRQDRQDRQDRQQDNRQDRQQDNRATGPDDDDDGDRRGRRFRDRRRRGGRVEGAGGQNDTEVREDDVLLPVAGVLDVLENYAFVRTSGYLSGPNDVYVSLSLVRKYGLRRGDAITGLVRQPRDGEAQRQKFNPLVRVETINGLEPDAAKNRPEFTKLTPLYPNERLRLETEPHILTTRVIDLVMPVGKGQRALIVSPPKAGKTSVLQAIANAITTNNPEVYLMVVLVDERPEEVTDMQRSVKGEVIASTFDRPPSDHTTVAELSIERAKRLVEMGHDVVVLLDSITRLGRAYNLAAPASGRILSGGVDSTALFPPKRFLGAARNIEGGGSLTIFATALVETGSAGDTVIFEEFKGTGNAELKLDRKIADKRIFPAVDVDPSGTRKEELLLPPDELAVTVKLRRVLHALDSQAAIELLLDRLRKSRTNIEFLMQVAKTTPSQSDD, from the coding sequence GTGAGCAATACCGATCTATTGAGCAGCGACACCGCCGCTGAGTCCGCACCCGCGGACAAGAACGGCGCGCCGAAAAAGCGCGCCGGGCTTTCCGGCATGGTTCTCGCCGAGCTGCGCACGCTCGCAGGTGAGCTGGGAATCTCCGGCACCACCGGCATGCGCAAGGGCGACCTGATCGCTGCCATCAAGGAGCGCCAGGGTGGTGGCCCGGGCGGGGCCGCCGCCACACGGGCGCCCCGCGCGGGCACCGAAGCCGCGGAACCCAAGGCCGAAGCCAAGACAGAGCCTCGTGCCGAGGCCCGCGTCGAGGTCGAGCGGCCCGCGGCTGCCCCGGCCGAAGCGCCCGCGGAGAAGTCCGAGGACACCCCGCGCGACGGTGGGCGGGACAACCGCCGCCGCCGTGGCGCCAGCCGTGCGGCGGGCAGCCCCGAGGCCGTCGAGCAGGCTCCGGCCGACCGACCGGTCCGCGAGGACCGTCCGGTTCGTGAGGACCGCCCGGCGCAGGCCGAGCGTCCCCAGACCGAGCGTCCGCAGGGCGACCGCCAGCAGGGTGACCGTTCCCAGGGTGACCGCCAGCAGGGTGATCGCCAGCAAGGCGACCGTCAGCAAGGCGACCGTCAGCAAGGCGACCGTCAGCAAGGCGACCGCCAGCAGGGTGATCGCCAGCATGGTGACCGCCAGCAGGGCGAACGTGGCGAACGGCAGGGCCGCGGTGACCGCAACCGCGATCGCAACCGTCAGGACGGTCGTCAGGACCGTCAGGACCGTCAGGACCGCCAGCAGGACAACCGCCAAGACCGTCAGCAGGACAACCGCGCCACCGGACCCGATGACGACGACGACGGCGACCGTCGGGGCCGTCGCTTCCGCGACCGCCGCCGCCGTGGCGGCCGGGTCGAGGGCGCGGGCGGCCAGAACGACACCGAGGTGCGCGAGGACGACGTCCTGCTGCCCGTCGCCGGTGTCCTGGACGTGTTGGAGAACTACGCGTTCGTCCGCACGTCGGGCTACCTGTCCGGCCCGAACGATGTCTACGTGTCGCTGTCGCTGGTCCGCAAGTACGGCCTGCGCCGCGGCGACGCCATCACCGGCCTGGTCCGCCAGCCGCGGGACGGCGAGGCCCAGCGGCAGAAGTTCAACCCGCTGGTCCGGGTGGAGACGATCAACGGCCTGGAGCCGGACGCGGCCAAGAACCGCCCCGAGTTCACCAAGCTGACGCCGCTCTACCCGAACGAGCGCCTGCGTCTGGAGACCGAGCCGCACATCCTGACCACGCGCGTCATCGACCTGGTGATGCCTGTCGGCAAGGGCCAGCGCGCGCTCATCGTCTCGCCGCCGAAGGCAGGCAAGACCTCGGTCCTGCAGGCCATCGCCAACGCGATCACCACCAACAACCCTGAGGTCTACCTCATGGTGGTGCTGGTCGACGAGCGGCCGGAAGAGGTCACCGACATGCAGCGCTCGGTGAAGGGTGAGGTCATCGCCTCCACCTTCGACCGACCGCCGTCAGACCACACCACGGTCGCGGAGCTGTCCATCGAGCGGGCCAAGCGCCTCGTCGAGATGGGCCACGACGTGGTCGTGCTGCTGGACTCGATCACCCGCCTCGGCCGCGCGTACAACCTCGCGGCCCCGGCGTCCGGCCGAATCCTGTCCGGTGGTGTCGACTCCACGGCCCTGTTCCCGCCCAAGCGCTTCCTCGGCGCGGCGCGCAACATCGAGGGTGGCGGTTCGCTGACCATCTTCGCCACGGCGCTGGTGGAGACCGGGTCCGCGGGTGACACGGTGATCTTCGAGGAGTTCAAGGGCACGGGCAACGCCGAGCTCAAGCTCGACCGGAAGATCGCGGACAAGCGCATCTTCCCGGCGGTGGACGTCGACCCGTCGGGCACGCGCAAGGAAGAACTGCTGCTGCCTCCGGACGAGCTGGCGGTCACGGTGAAGCTGCGCCGCGTGCTGCACGCGCTGGATTCACAGGCGGCTATTGAGCTGCTGCTTGACCGGCTGCGCAAGTCTCGGACGAACATCGAGTTCTTGATGCAGGTGGCCAAGACGACGCCGTCGCAGTCTGACGACTGA
- the rpmE gene encoding 50S ribosomal protein L31: protein MKNGIHPDYVTTNVVCGCGNTFTTRSTKASGNIHVEVCSACHPFYTGKQKILDTGGRVARFEARYGKRNKAAN from the coding sequence GTGAAGAACGGGATTCACCCCGACTACGTGACCACCAACGTGGTCTGCGGCTGCGGCAACACCTTCACCACCCGCAGCACCAAAGCTTCCGGCAACATCCACGTCGAGGTCTGCTCGGCTTGCCACCCCTTCTACACCGGCAAGCAGAAGATCCTCGACACCGGTGGCCGGGTCGCGCGCTTCGAGGCGCGGTACGGAAAGCGCAACAAGGCCGCGAACTAG
- the thrB gene encoding homoserine kinase: MTRVRVRVPASTANLGSGFDALGMALGLYDEIEVWTTDGGLSVEVSGEGADTVAKDETHLVVRAVRAACELIGFAPAGLGLSCANAIPHARGLGSSAAAIVGGIAAGYGLAGRPLDDDALHLAAEFEGHADNVAASLLGGLVVAWEDDGRFRAARVEPHADLQPIAIVPAERSETHVTRGLLPDKVPHADAAFAAGRGALAVHAISTRPDLLLPALADRLHQDYRESAWPSTIRLVRELRVAGVAAAVSGAGPTVLALTTDGTLPEGVDLAGFTVLPVPVDRAGVIVEPFE; this comes from the coding sequence GTGACCCGAGTCCGGGTGCGCGTCCCGGCGTCCACGGCCAACCTCGGCTCCGGCTTCGACGCGCTCGGCATGGCACTTGGGCTCTATGACGAGATCGAGGTGTGGACCACCGACGGCGGGCTCTCGGTCGAGGTCAGCGGCGAGGGTGCGGACACCGTCGCCAAAGACGAGACGCACCTTGTCGTACGCGCGGTTCGGGCGGCGTGCGAGCTGATCGGGTTCGCGCCCGCCGGGCTGGGTCTGAGCTGTGCCAACGCCATTCCGCACGCGCGTGGGCTGGGGTCGTCCGCCGCGGCCATCGTCGGTGGGATCGCGGCGGGCTACGGGCTGGCGGGGCGACCGTTGGACGACGACGCACTGCACCTGGCGGCGGAGTTCGAGGGACACGCGGACAACGTGGCGGCGAGCCTGCTGGGCGGACTGGTGGTCGCGTGGGAGGACGACGGGCGGTTTCGGGCGGCGCGGGTCGAGCCGCACGCCGATCTCCAGCCGATCGCGATCGTCCCGGCCGAGCGGTCGGAGACGCACGTGACCCGCGGCCTGCTGCCGGACAAGGTGCCGCACGCCGACGCCGCGTTCGCCGCGGGCCGGGGCGCGCTTGCCGTGCACGCCATCAGCACTCGTCCTGACCTGCTGCTTCCCGCACTGGCCGACCGGCTGCACCAGGACTACCGGGAGAGCGCGTGGCCCTCGACGATCCGGCTGGTGCGCGAGCTGCGTGTCGCCGGGGTGGCCGCGGCCGTGTCGGGCGCGGGGCCGACGGTGCTGGCGTTGACAACCGACGGGACCTTGCCGGAAGGTGTTGATCTTGCCGGTTTCACGGTGCTGCCGGTGCCGGTCGACCGGGCCGGTGTGATCGTTGAGCCATTCGAGTGA
- the prfA gene encoding peptide chain release factor 1, protein MDSSSLGELLSEYGELEKTLADPAVHADQDRARKLGKRYAELTPVIRALRELESARSDLEAARELADEDATFAEEADAIAARIPQLETKLTELLLPRDPHDGSDVVLEVKSGEGGEESALFAGDLMRMYLRYAERHGWKAEVLDSTDSDLGGVKDATVAIKSKGSDPDGVWARLKFEGGVHRVQRVPATESQGRIHTSAAGVLVYPDSDEAAEIEEIPDKDLRIDVYRSSGKGGQSVNTTDSAVRITHLPTGIVTSCQNERSQLQNKARAMQVLKARLLALREEEAAQQASDARRSQVRTVDRSERVRTYNFPENRISDHRVGYKAHNLEAVLDGDLDGVLDALAEADRAERLAAHG, encoded by the coding sequence GTGGACTCATCGAGTCTGGGAGAGCTGCTCAGCGAGTACGGCGAGTTGGAGAAGACCCTCGCCGACCCCGCCGTGCACGCCGACCAGGACCGGGCCCGCAAGCTCGGCAAGCGCTACGCGGAGCTGACGCCGGTCATCAGGGCGCTGCGTGAGCTGGAGTCCGCCCGCAGCGACCTGGAGGCCGCGCGTGAGCTGGCTGACGAGGACGCCACGTTCGCCGAGGAAGCCGACGCGATCGCCGCGCGGATCCCGCAGCTGGAGACGAAGCTGACCGAGCTGCTGCTCCCGCGCGACCCGCACGACGGCTCCGACGTGGTGCTGGAGGTCAAGTCCGGCGAGGGCGGCGAGGAGTCGGCGCTGTTCGCGGGCGACCTGATGCGCATGTACCTGCGCTACGCCGAGCGGCATGGGTGGAAGGCCGAGGTGCTCGACAGCACCGACTCCGACCTGGGCGGGGTCAAGGACGCGACCGTCGCCATCAAGAGCAAGGGGTCCGACCCCGACGGCGTCTGGGCGCGGCTGAAGTTCGAGGGTGGCGTGCACCGCGTGCAGCGGGTCCCGGCCACCGAGTCGCAGGGCCGCATCCACACCTCCGCCGCCGGTGTCCTGGTCTACCCGGACTCCGACGAGGCCGCCGAGATCGAGGAGATCCCGGACAAGGACCTGCGCATCGACGTCTACCGCTCGTCGGGCAAGGGCGGCCAGAGCGTCAACACGACCGACTCGGCCGTGCGTATCACGCACCTGCCGACCGGCATCGTCACCTCCTGCCAGAACGAGCGGTCCCAGCTGCAGAACAAGGCCCGCGCCATGCAGGTCCTCAAGGCCAGGCTGCTGGCGCTGCGCGAGGAAGAGGCTGCCCAGCAGGCCTCCGACGCCCGCCGCAGCCAGGTGCGCACGGTCGACCGCTCCGAGCGGGTCCGCACGTACAACTTCCCCGAGAACCGCATCTCCGACCACCGCGTCGGCTACAAGGCGCACAACCTGGAAGCGGTGCTCGACGGCGACCTCGACGGGGTCCTCGACGCGTTGGCCGAGGCCGACCGAGCCGAGCGGCTCGCCGCGCACGGGTGA
- a CDS encoding ribbon-helix-helix protein, CopG family has product MTDSTARDAVLATINQQIAETRAEAEVQRDPAKRDRMSRHARIREEVAEEEAEAIAEEIAEGQQAALSLRVPASLVAELKARADAEHVPTSALVRRLLTEALRAPTAPVLTVEQVEQIARRVYRESA; this is encoded by the coding sequence ATGACTGACAGCACAGCAAGGGATGCGGTCTTAGCGACCATCAATCAACAGATCGCCGAAACGCGTGCGGAAGCTGAGGTCCAACGGGACCCCGCCAAGCGAGATCGGATGTCCCGACACGCGCGCATCCGCGAAGAGGTCGCCGAGGAGGAAGCCGAGGCGATCGCGGAGGAGATCGCCGAGGGGCAGCAGGCAGCCCTTTCCCTGCGGGTGCCCGCATCGCTGGTGGCGGAACTGAAGGCGCGAGCCGACGCTGAGCACGTTCCCACCTCCGCGCTCGTTCGACGTCTCCTCACCGAAGCGTTGCGCGCGCCAACAGCCCCCGTGCTAACAGTCGAACAGGTCGAGCAGATCGCGCGGCGGGTGTATCGCGAGTCCGCCTGA